The genome window AAGGTGCGATGTGACGGACCTGATCGCGTACGGCTCGCATTTCGCTGGTGTTTCCGATGAGTTCGCCGGGTTTTCCCTTCACTAGGTCTCGAATCTTGTCGCATTCATCCTGGTGGGCGGCGTTTGCAGATTCGAATTTTTCGGAAAGTATGGTCTGGATTTTGCTCAACTGTTCGTCGCGTTTGCGTACCGAGCGCAAAGTCTCGGCAATTTCAACAAAAGCGGAATTTTCAAGCGCGGTAAAATCCATAAAAATTAAGCTGCGTCAGGGCTGTTTTAAAGGAGTACTCGCCCCGACGCAGCATGTTCTAGGAGAGAAATGTGACTCAAATATAGCAAATAATTTTGATTTTGTTTTACTTTTTTGTAAAAAAAGTATAAAACTTTACAAAAATGTAAAGAAATGAGTCGAAAAAACGGCCGTTTTTTAGTGACTAGGCTCATTTTTGTTCCTACTTTTGCCCATACATCGGTTTTGCGACGTGTAACGTCCCCTTGCATAGGTATCATTCAGAGCGAAACGTAGCGGAGTCGAAGGATCTAAAAAAGAGGTTTGTAATGAATTCCTACAGAAAGAACACCATTGCCGAAATCGCCAAGGCTGCAACCCTCCCGGTGAAGCCTGCTGAAACCGTCAATGTGGATTACTACGGTGAAGACGTTTTTAACGCTAACGCCATGAAGGTTTACCTGCCCAAGGATATCTGCAAGAAGCTGCTTGCAACCATCGAGCAGGGCGCTCCCCTGGATCCGAACATCGCTGGCGAAGTGGCTCATGCCATGAAGAAGTGGGCCATGGATCGCGGTGCCACTCATTTCACCCACTGGTTCCAGCCCCTGACTGGCTCCACCGCCGAAAAGCATGATTCCTTTTTGGAACCGGATGGTCTTGGCGGTTGTGAAGCCATTATGGTGTTCAGCGGCAAGAACCTGATCGTAGGTGAACCGGACGCATCCTCTTTCCCCAGCGGCGGTATCCGTTCCACTTTCGAAGCCCGCGGCTATACCGCTTGGGATCCTACTTCTCCTGCATTTATCAAGCGTCACGGCAATGGTGCTACCCTTTGCATTCCTACGGCATTCTGCTCTTACACTGGCGAAGCTCTGGACAAGAAGACTCCGCTTCTCCGCTCCCTGCAGGCTCTTTCCAAGTCAACCGAGCGCTTGATGGCTTGCTTCAAGGCTGGCAAGAAGAAGACTACCGTTACTCTGGGTGCTGAACAGGAATACTTCCTCATCGACAAGCGTTTCTACCTGCAACGCCCGGATCTGTACCAGGCTGGTCGCACCCTCTTTGGTGCTGTTCCGGCAAAGCATCAGCAGATGGATGACCACTACTTCGGTTCCATTCCTGCTCGTATTTTGAACTTCATGAATGAAGTGGAAATGGAACTGTGGAAGCTTGGCATTCCCGCCAAGACCCGCCACAACGAAGTGGCTCCCGCTCAGTTTGAACTTGCCCCTATGTTCGAAGAAGTGAACTTGGCTTGCGACCACAACATGATGGTCATGGAAGTGCTTCGCAATGTGGCCGACAAGAATGGCCTGGTTTGCCTTCTTCACGAAAAGCCTTTCGCTGGCGTGAATGGTTCTGGTAAGCATAACAACTGGAGTGTATCCTATGGTTCTGGCAATCTGTTGAACCCGGGCAGCAACCCCCATGAAAATGCTGTGTTCCTCACCACCCTTTGCGCTGTAATCTATGCGGTGGATACTCACGCGGACTTGCTTAGAATGACTACCGCTGGCGCAGGCAATGATCATCGACTGGGTGCTAACGAAGCTCCTCCGGCCATCGTGTCCATGTATCTG of Fibrobacter sp. UWR4 contains these proteins:
- a CDS encoding glutamine synthetase III; amino-acid sequence: MNSYRKNTIAEIAKAATLPVKPAETVNVDYYGEDVFNANAMKVYLPKDICKKLLATIEQGAPLDPNIAGEVAHAMKKWAMDRGATHFTHWFQPLTGSTAEKHDSFLEPDGLGGCEAIMVFSGKNLIVGEPDASSFPSGGIRSTFEARGYTAWDPTSPAFIKRHGNGATLCIPTAFCSYTGEALDKKTPLLRSLQALSKSTERLMACFKAGKKKTTVTLGAEQEYFLIDKRFYLQRPDLYQAGRTLFGAVPAKHQQMDDHYFGSIPARILNFMNEVEMELWKLGIPAKTRHNEVAPAQFELAPMFEEVNLACDHNMMVMEVLRNVADKNGLVCLLHEKPFAGVNGSGKHNNWSVSYGSGNLLNPGSNPHENAVFLTTLCAVIYAVDTHADLLRMTTAGAGNDHRLGANEAPPAIVSMYLGDQLMDVIEQLEQGAPKSSKQAGAMKLGSDSLPPLPRDATDRNRTSTFAFTGNKFEFRAPGSSQSCSEPNVVLNTIVAEAFDMIAEQLEKLDDKNFHSGLQKILQKIVKEHKRVIFNGNGYTDEWIAEAERRGLPNIRTSLEALKALKNETNIALFEKYGVMNRVEMESRYEVNVEDYHKRVRIEGEICRDMAKNIILPKAVEAYSCALKTNEMALNQGFPGVDVYVKSLGEGCRDLTAAISKMEAALEAQHENILSAMAETRKVVDALEKVVPDEKWPLPKYREMMFIY